From Leptospira limi, one genomic window encodes:
- the fabG gene encoding 3-oxoacyl-ACP reductase FabG — MISLSGKTAIVTGGARGIGKATCLKLASLGANIVVADMNPEATNATAEELKSKGYKAIAVVANVSVEEDAQKLIDTAKKEFGSVDILVNNAGITRDTLLMRMKKEQWDAVIAVNLTGTYLCTQAAIKVMMKQENGGSIINLSSISGENGNIGQTNYSASKAGVIGFTKAVALEMASRKVRCNAIAPGFIATEMTEAIPENIRHGMVQAIPLKRAGLPEDIANGIAFLASDASSFITGHILDINGGGFLPGGGH; from the coding sequence ATGATCAGTTTATCAGGGAAAACAGCCATTGTAACAGGTGGTGCAAGAGGAATCGGAAAGGCAACTTGTTTGAAACTTGCATCTCTAGGTGCAAACATCGTTGTCGCAGATATGAACCCAGAAGCAACCAATGCAACTGCGGAAGAACTCAAATCCAAAGGTTACAAGGCGATTGCTGTCGTTGCCAACGTATCTGTGGAAGAAGATGCTCAAAAACTAATTGATACAGCAAAAAAAGAATTTGGATCTGTTGACATCCTTGTGAATAACGCTGGTATCACTCGTGATACTCTCCTTATGAGAATGAAAAAAGAGCAGTGGGATGCGGTGATTGCTGTAAACCTAACTGGGACTTATCTCTGTACACAAGCAGCGATCAAAGTGATGATGAAACAAGAAAATGGTGGATCCATCATTAACTTATCTTCTATCTCTGGCGAAAACGGAAACATTGGACAAACAAATTACTCTGCTTCCAAAGCAGGTGTGATTGGATTTACAAAAGCTGTGGCTCTTGAGATGGCATCTAGAAAAGTTCGTTGTAACGCGATTGCTCCAGGATTTATTGCAACGGAAATGACGGAAGCGATTCCAGAAAACATCAGACATGGTATGGTACAAGCAATTCCATTAAAACGTGCTGGTCTTCCTGAAGACATCGCAAATGGCATTGCCTTCCTTGCTTCCGATGCATCTTCCTTTATCACAGGTCATATCCTTGATATCAATGGTGGTGGATTTTTGCCTGGTGGCGGTCACTAA